One window from the genome of Camelus bactrianus isolate YW-2024 breed Bactrian camel chromosome 4, ASM4877302v1, whole genome shotgun sequence encodes:
- the LOC141577505 gene encoding uncharacterized protein LOC141577505 — translation MNGLSQQYTDSYCFLGPEPVPTMTHGETEAWESGRLTQSLTHLWSHACLGGWGLLASRTCPLLSPAWVWKEGIKAQGLFDPSLGREQVCSCPRCAARRRCAGGDAPTLQRGTLRWPGHGTSSGRAQAGSERSFLHFTDSPSLEGAVAQGAKGNSNQKANISCGAAAPTAGNRAPRPDEATDPTSQRTQIPFTRQRRANNAPCRGRRPTTPKAPEPAAWSPGKLRLGLWEGPTSKPRGRAAEVRLQLWFPAEKKRRRQRREGGLSERGPENWEPPQLQGSQGFHLWGSLPKASWIRQGKSRKDLFWQRRQVTRPAPQTSGLAPLPYPRGLRNPGTRLPGV, via the coding sequence ATGAATGGACTCTCTCAACAGTATACAGACTCTTACTGTTTCCTGGGCCCTGAGCCTGTGCCAACCATGAcccatggagaaactgaggcttgggaatCTGGGAGGCTGACCCAAAGCCTCACCCATTTGTGGAGCCATGCCTGCCTTGGGGGCTGGGGTCTGCTGGCGTCCAGAACCTGTCCTCTCTTGTCACCAGCCTGGGTGTGGAAGGAAGGGATCAAAGCCCAGGGCCTATTTGATCCATCCCTGGGGAGAGAACAGGTTTGTTCCTGCCCAAGATGCGCAGCCAGACGGCGCTGCGCCGGAGGAGACGCCCCCACTTTGCAGAGAGGAACACTGAGGTGGCCAGGTCACGGGACCTCCTCAGGAAGGGCCCAGGCAGGATCGGAGAGGAGTTTCCTCCATTTCACAGACTCTCCCTCTCTGGAGGGCGCAGTCGCCCAAGGGGCCAAAGGCAACAGCAATCAGAAAGCAAACATTTCCTGCGGAGCGGCCGCTCCCACAGCCGGAAACCGGGCACCAAGGCCAGACGAGGCCACCGACCCCACCAGCCAGAGAACGCAAATCCCTTTCACAAGGCAGCGCCGGGCGAATAACGCCCCCTGCAGGGGAAGGCGCCCCACCACACCCAAGGCACCGGAGCCGGCAGCCTGGAGCCccgggaaactgaggctggggctgtgggaggggccGACGTCCAAGCCCCGGGGGCGAGCGGCAGAGGTGAGGCTGCAACTCTGGTTTCCAGCAGAGAAAAAGAGGCGGAGGCAGAGACGGGAAGGGGGATTGTCAGAGAGGGGACCTGAGAATTGGGAACCCCCACAACTTCAGGGCTCTCAAGGTTTCCATTTGTGGGGTTCGCTGCCTAAAGCAAGCTGGATCAGACAGGGAAAATCCAGAAAGGACCTTTTCTGGCAAAGGCGACAAGTAACCCGACCTGCCCCTCAGACCTCTGGACTCGCGCCCCTGCCCTATCCCCGCGGCCTTAGGAACCCTGGAACCCGGCTGCCAGGCGTTTGA